The sequence CACAGATTTATTAAATCCAAACTTTTCCATACCATTTAAAATTTCTATATTTTCTATTTCACCATTATACCCTACCAAAAATTTAACTTTAATAATTACAATTTTTTTATATCTAATTCTTTCTGCCATAATAGGATATTCTGGATCAACTGCTCTTAAAATCGTAAATTCAATTCCATCAGCTGAAGAAGCTATAAGCCCTCCATCAGAATTTTGAAAAATATTACTCGCCATTTGATTCCCAATCGAATTTACATTATTTTCTGAATTAATTTCCTTTTCAGAAATTTTTTGTTTTTCTTTTTTTGGTTGTGTAGATTGGTCTTTTTTAGGTTTTTTCTTGCCCTTCTTATTTACTTTTTCAGGAATTTTCTTTTCTTTTTTTATTTCTTCCTTTTTGGGAGATTCTTCTATTTTTTCTTCTTCTACTTTTTTAGTTCTAGCTCCTGCTAAAGAATTTTGTCCTCCCATAGATATTTTTACACTTATTTTATTTGAATTTGTCAATTTAAAATTCTGTATATCTTTTTGAGGTAATTTTAAAAAAAGTATTCCCAAATTTAAAAGAAGGGATATCATAAATATTTTCATTGCTTTTCTCCTATTGGAACGTTGATAAACTTATAGATTCTACTGAATTATTTTTTATTTTACCTAAAAGTTCCACAACTGTTTCATAATCTAAACTTTTATCAGCTGTTACTATAACTTCTTTTTGCCCTGTTATATATTCAGCTAAATTTTCAATAGGAATTTCTTTGCTATCATTTTCATTTTTTACAAAATATCTTTTATCTTTATCAATAATAATTTCTAAAGCCTTATTCTGATCTATTTCCGTTGTAACTCCAGATGTAGGTAATTCTAATTTAAACCCACTATATTTATTAAAATTCGTAACAATCATAAAAAATATAAGTAATAGAAATACCACATCAATTAAAGGAGTCAAGTCAGGAGTTATAAGATCTCTTTTAGCTTTTCTTCTCATTACTATTTCCCCCTAACTATGTTTACGATAGTTGTTGTTATTTTATCTATTTCATCAGAAACTTTATCTAATCTTTTATTTAATAAGTTATAAGTTATCATTGCTGGAATAGCTACAATTAAACCAGCAGCTGTAGTTATCAACGCTTGTGAAATACCTCCTGCTACAACATTTGGATTTCCAGCTCCTTGTAAGGCCATCTGATTAAAAGCTGCTATCATTCCTGTTACTGTTCCTAGTAATCCTACCATTGGAGCTGTATAAGCTATAATTCCTAAAATATGTAAATGTCTTTCTAACCCTTCCACTTCTTGAAATTCTATTTCCTTTGTCAATTGTTCAAAATGATGATAATCACCTTTTATATTCATTCTTTGTAAAAAAGCACTAACAGTTCTTCCAATAGAATTATTTTCAGTTTTAGATATAGCAATTGCCTCTTCTAATTCATTATTTGCTACTAAAGAAATAACTCTTTGTTTAAATATTTTTTTATATTTTTTTTCCCTCTTAAATAAGTAAACCATTTTTTCCAAAACTATAGAACATCCTATTACTGACATTCCAAATAAAATCCAAACTAATGGCCCTCCCTGTTGAAAATAACCGTATAACATTTTTTCTCCTTTCCCCTTTTTGTCTCTAAACTATAGAGATATAGCTCCTGATAAGTAATAATTTCTTCCTGGAGCTGGAATCGCGCTATCTCTTGTTTCTGAGTAGTTGTAATTATTATTAAATATATTATTAATTCCACCGCTAACAGTAAAATATTCATTAACTTTATATTGCACTGTTAAATCTGTGAAATGATATCCTGAAATATTTGTTTTAAATGTATTATCTTTTTTATCAAATTCTCTAACTGTACTTTTTCCCACATAGTTAAAAGTAACTCCACTTGTTAATTTTTCAGTTATTTTATAATTTGCTCCCAATGTTAGCTTCCCTTCTGGAGCCATTGGAACTTTATCACCCTTATAATCTCCCTTTGTAATTTTTGTATTTACATAGGTAATCCCCTGATTTAATGTTAAATTTCCAAAATATTGCTCTGCAAATAATTCTGTTCCTATTCTTCTTGTTTTTCCTAAATTTTTATAACTCCACCATTTCGTAGCTGGATTATGAACACTTCCTTGAATTAAACTAATTTCATCTTCTGTGAATGTTGTAAATACACTCCATGATAAGAAACTATTTCCTATAAAATCTTTAACCCCAACTTCTAAAGTATCTGAAGTTTCTGATTTTAAATTATTTGGTTTATATTCTCCTTTTTGATCTTTATCGGTAATTTGACCTGGCATAGGTGATATAAAGCCTCTTTCATATCTTGTATAAATACTTCCTGTATCACTATAAGAATAATTTAATCCGATCTCTCCGGCAAAATTATCTGAAGATTTTTTATCCTCTGCTACTCTAGTTTTATTAATCTTTATAGGTTTTCCCCCCATATAATTAGGATAACTTGTATTTATATTTGAAACACTACTTCTAGTTCCTCCATAAGAAGAATGTTCATATCTTAATCCCGTTGTTAATTGTAATTTTTCTGTTAAATTATATCTATTTAAACCATAAAATCCATTTGTCTCTTTGAAAATATCATTGTCAACATTAACTGATACGTCAACAGGTTTTATTACCGTCGGTAATTTTATTGGACCCATAATATAATCATATTTATCTCCAGTAGCCGTTATTAAACTACTTCTTTTTAATTTAGTTTTATTATAATCATATCCTAAAACTAATTCTCCCCTATCATAAATATATTTACCTCTAATTTTTGCACCTTTAGACTTTTCATCAAACCTTCCATCCATTTGAGCATTCATATTAGGAACAAATACACTTTTTTTCTTAGGCATTTCCATTTCATAATCCATTACTGAATTTTCTACAAAATTTCTTTTATATCTTTGATCATATAAAGTTGTTAATACTGTAAATTTATCATTCACTTTAAATTCATGATCTAATGAATAGCTTTCTCTATCACTATTACTTTCCACAGGGAATCCTGCAGCTTTTCTATTTTGTGCTAAAAGTTCTTTGTTTATTGGATTAGATGTATCTTGATTTCCTCTAAATTTTGTTCCTTGAATTCTTATTCTTTGTCTATCAGAAATTTTATAGTCAAATCCACCTGTAAAACTTCCTTCCTCTCTATCATCGTCATTCCTATATCCATTTCCCTTTAAATAAGAATATCCCATATTCATATATAATCTATCCGTTATATTATATCCTCCACCAAAAGATGCTTTGTTTGTGTCATAGGACATATTTCCATAACTACTTGTAAAATAATTTTTTCTAGCTGTTGATTTTGTAATAACATTTACAACTCCTCCTGCAGTTCCAGAACCATTTAATACTGCTCCTCCACCAGGAATAATCTCTATTCTTTCTATAGAATTTACCGGTATTGTATTTATTGGTAAAGTTCCCATAGATTCATCTATTGGATTTATTCCAATACCATCAACTAAAACTTTTACTCTTGATATTGCTCTTTCTCCATTTCCTCTTAAATCTATCACAGGTCCAAAATATGTTTCTTGAACCATTACATTTGGAGCATCTCTTAAAACTTCCTCCACATTTTTATAATCTTTTTTTTCTAAGGTTTCTTTGGAAATTACTGTTATATTTTTATTTTCTTTTAATAAATTTTCCTCAAAACCTGTTGTCGATGTGATTATACTTCCATCTAATTTTATTTCTTGTGCCGTGGCTAAACTTGATACTATAATTGCTAACAATAATATATTTTTCATAATTTTACTCTCCCTAATAAAAAAATAATTTGACAATCAAACCTTAAAGCATTAAAATTATATTGTTATTTTCTTTGAAAGTCAAACTTTTTTTGAAATGAAAATTTAGAGGTGATTATTTTGAAACAAAAAATATTATTTGTAATAGGGATTTTTTCTTTAATTTTAGGAACAATTGGAATTTTTTTGCCAATTCTTCCAACTACGCCCTTTGTAATTCTTTCTGCTTTTTTATTCGAAAGAAGTTCTGAGAAGTTCCATAAAATGTTAATCAATAATAAAATATTTGGTAAATATTTAAAGGATTACATGGAAAAAAAGGGGATTTCTTATAAAAATAAAATAATTGCTTTAATTTTCCTTACACTTGGAATGACAAAGGGATTTTTATCCATGAAAACTCCTATTGGTAAAACTGCATTAATAATTATTTTCATAGGAGTCTCAACACATATTATAAAACTTAAAACTTTAAAGGGAGAGTAAATAATGTTTAACACTAGATTTAAATCGCACCATGATGTTAAAGATGTTATTACATCAAAAGTAAAAAGAAAAATTTCCTTGCCATTTAAATATTGGAGCTTATTAAATAAAGATCCTATAGATATAGATGGTGGTATTTACGTACATACACCATATTGTGATAAAATATGTTCTTTTTGCAATATGAACAGAAAACAATTGGATAATGATTTAGAAAATTATACAAATTATTTAGTTAAAGAAATTAATAAATATAAATTTAAAAATTATATTCAGAAAAAAAGATTTTCTGTTGTATTTTTCGGAGGAGGAACTCCTACAATTTTTAAACCACATCAACTTGAAAAAATTTTAAAAGCTTTAAGAGAAACTTTTATTTTAGCTGAAAATTTTGAATTTACTTTTGAAACAACTTTACATAATTTAACCTGGGAAAAATTAGAAGTAATGAAAAAATATGGAGTAAATAGATTAAGTATCGGTATTCAAACTTTTTCCGATAGAGGAAGAAAATTATTAAATAGAACATATGATCAAAAATGGGTTAAAAATAGAATTAAAGAATTACGTACAAAATTTGAAGGATTAGTTTGTATAGATATCATCTATAATTACTTAGATCAAACAGAAGAAGAAGTTATAAACGATGCTAAAATTGCTGGTGAGCTTTCTCCAGATAGTATAAGTTTTTATTCTTTAATGATACATGAAGGGTCTAAAATATCTAAAGATTTAAATACAGGAGAGAAAACTTTTGATTATCAATTGGAAAGAGATAGAAAACTTCATGATATTTTCTTAAATACCATTGAAAAAGAAGGCTATAATATTTTAGAACATACAAAAGTATCTAAAGGTACTGATTCCTATAGGTATATAAAAAATGTACATCAATTAAAAGATTTAATTCCTATAGGTGTTGGAGCTGGGGGAAGAGTATCAAATATTGAAATGTTTAATCTCAATAAAATTGTAACATTTTATGCTACTGATTCACCTCTTAGTACAAAACTGAAAAAATTATCTGGAGCAACTCAATATGAATTTGTTTCATATGAAAGTATCAAAAATATTGTAGGTGATCATTTTGATGAAATATTTAAATTATTAAAAGATTTAGAAAAAGAAGAATATATTATTTTATTTGATGATAAATATCAATACACTAGAAAAGGAACTTTTTGGGGAAATAATATTTCTGCTATTTTAGTTGAAAAACTATTTGAATTAGAAAAATAATAATAAATTTATATAATTTGGGAGGATTTATGAAAAAAACCGCTTTAATTTACTCATCATTAACAGGAAATACTAAAAAAATAGGAGATGCCATATTTGAAATTATCCCTGGGGATAAATCAATTTATTCAATTGAAGAAGCTAAAGAGTTATCCTTTGAAGAATATGATAGAATTATTGTTGGTTTCTGGGTAGATAAAGGCCATGCTGATTCAAGAGTAAAAAAATTAATTAATAGATTAAAAAATAAAGAAATTGCTTTCTTTGGTACATTAGGGGCTGAACCTGATTCAGATCATGGTAGAAAGGTCTATACAAAGGTTTCTGAATTATGTTCTAAAAATAATAATTTAATTGGTGGATTTTTAAGCTTAGGAAAAGTTTCAGATAAATTAGTAGAAATGATGAAGAAATTTCCATTAAATTTAATTCATCCACTAACTCCTGAAAGAAAAGCAAGAATTGAAAAAGCTAGTACACATCCAGATGAAAATGATTTAAATGATGCTAAAAATTACTTTATTTCAATTTTAAATTAATATTATTTTAATTTTCTATTGATTTTTAACTCCAAAAAATATATTATGTAAATAGTTACATAATTTTAATATTTTTAGGAGGAGTTATTATGTCTAATAAGTCACTTAAAGGATCTCAAACAGAAAAAAATCTACAAGCCGCATTTGCTGGAGAATCTATGGCAAGAAACAAATATTCATTCTATGCTAGTCAAGCTAAAAAAGATGGATATGTTCAAATTGCTAAATTCTTTGAAGATACAGCTAACAATGAAATGGCCCATGCTAAAATTTGGTTCAAATTATTACATGGAGGTATGCCTGAAACTATTCAAAATCTTTTAGATGGAGAAGAAGGAGAAAACTACGAGTGGACTTCTATGTATTCTGAATTCGCAAAACAAGCTAGAGAAGAAGGATACAATGATATTGCTGAACTTTTTGAAGGTGTTGGAGCAATTGAAAAAGAACACGATGAGAGATATCAAGCTCTTTTAGCTAACCTAAAAAGAGACGAAGTATTTAGAAAAACTGAAAATGAAAGATGGGAATGTATGAACTGTGGACATATCCACGAAGGAAAAGAAGCTCCTGAGTCTTGTCCAGTTTGTAATCATCCACAAGCTTTCTTTATGATAAAACCAACTAATTATTAATATTTAAGGGAACCAAAAGGTTCCCTTTTTTAATTTAAAAATCTATCTAAAAGACTCATAGAAAGAATTTTAATACCTTTATTTATAAATAATTCTCCCTCTATTCCTTCTGAAGTTTTTTTAAATTCTTCACTATGTAGTAAAACTTTATCTTTTAATTTTAAATAACTACTAATCACTGGTATTTCCCTAGAAATATT is a genomic window of Cetobacterium ceti containing:
- a CDS encoding energy transducer TonB, with the translated sequence MKIFMISLLLNLGILFLKLPQKDIQNFKLTNSNKISVKISMGGQNSLAGARTKKVEEEKIEESPKKEEIKKEKKIPEKVNKKGKKKPKKDQSTQPKKEKQKISEKEINSENNVNSIGNQMASNIFQNSDGGLIASSADGIEFTILRAVDPEYPIMAERIRYKKIVIIKVKFLVGYNGEIENIEILNGMEKFGFNKSVEKALQSWRFRPILYKNKPLKVYFTKEFKFMNKF
- a CDS encoding ExbD/TolR family protein, which gives rise to MRRKAKRDLITPDLTPLIDVVFLLLIFFMIVTNFNKYSGFKLELPTSGVTTEIDQNKALEIIIDKDKRYFVKNENDSKEIPIENLAEYITGQKEVIVTADKSLDYETVVELLGKIKNNSVESISLSTFQ
- a CDS encoding MotA/TolQ/ExbB proton channel family protein, which codes for MLYGYFQQGGPLVWILFGMSVIGCSIVLEKMVYLFKREKKYKKIFKQRVISLVANNELEEAIAISKTENNSIGRTVSAFLQRMNIKGDYHHFEQLTKEIEFQEVEGLERHLHILGIIAYTAPMVGLLGTVTGMIAAFNQMALQGAGNPNVVAGGISQALITTAAGLIVAIPAMITYNLLNKRLDKVSDEIDKITTTIVNIVRGK
- a CDS encoding TonB-dependent receptor, coding for MKNILLLAIIVSSLATAQEIKLDGSIITSTTGFEENLLKENKNITVISKETLEKKDYKNVEEVLRDAPNVMVQETYFGPVIDLRGNGERAISRVKVLVDGIGINPIDESMGTLPINTIPVNSIERIEIIPGGGAVLNGSGTAGGVVNVITKSTARKNYFTSSYGNMSYDTNKASFGGGYNITDRLYMNMGYSYLKGNGYRNDDDREEGSFTGGFDYKISDRQRIRIQGTKFRGNQDTSNPINKELLAQNRKAAGFPVESNSDRESYSLDHEFKVNDKFTVLTTLYDQRYKRNFVENSVMDYEMEMPKKKSVFVPNMNAQMDGRFDEKSKGAKIRGKYIYDRGELVLGYDYNKTKLKRSSLITATGDKYDYIMGPIKLPTVIKPVDVSVNVDNDIFKETNGFYGLNRYNLTEKLQLTTGLRYEHSSYGGTRSSVSNINTSYPNYMGGKPIKINKTRVAEDKKSSDNFAGEIGLNYSYSDTGSIYTRYERGFISPMPGQITDKDQKGEYKPNNLKSETSDTLEVGVKDFIGNSFLSWSVFTTFTEDEISLIQGSVHNPATKWWSYKNLGKTRRIGTELFAEQYFGNLTLNQGITYVNTKITKGDYKGDKVPMAPEGKLTLGANYKITEKLTSGVTFNYVGKSTVREFDKKDNTFKTNISGYHFTDLTVQYKVNEYFTVSGGINNIFNNNYNYSETRDSAIPAPGRNYYLSGAISL
- a CDS encoding YbaN family protein, which produces MIILKQKILFVIGIFSLILGTIGIFLPILPTTPFVILSAFLFERSSEKFHKMLINNKIFGKYLKDYMEKKGISYKNKIIALIFLTLGMTKGFLSMKTPIGKTALIIIFIGVSTHIIKLKTLKGE
- a CDS encoding coproporphyrinogen-III oxidase family protein; translated protein: MFNTRFKSHHDVKDVITSKVKRKISLPFKYWSLLNKDPIDIDGGIYVHTPYCDKICSFCNMNRKQLDNDLENYTNYLVKEINKYKFKNYIQKKRFSVVFFGGGTPTIFKPHQLEKILKALRETFILAENFEFTFETTLHNLTWEKLEVMKKYGVNRLSIGIQTFSDRGRKLLNRTYDQKWVKNRIKELRTKFEGLVCIDIIYNYLDQTEEEVINDAKIAGELSPDSISFYSLMIHEGSKISKDLNTGEKTFDYQLERDRKLHDIFLNTIEKEGYNILEHTKVSKGTDSYRYIKNVHQLKDLIPIGVGAGGRVSNIEMFNLNKIVTFYATDSPLSTKLKKLSGATQYEFVSYESIKNIVGDHFDEIFKLLKDLEKEEYIILFDDKYQYTRKGTFWGNNISAILVEKLFELEK
- a CDS encoding flavodoxin family protein; this translates as MKKTALIYSSLTGNTKKIGDAIFEIIPGDKSIYSIEEAKELSFEEYDRIIVGFWVDKGHADSRVKKLINRLKNKEIAFFGTLGAEPDSDHGRKVYTKVSELCSKNNNLIGGFLSLGKVSDKLVEMMKKFPLNLIHPLTPERKARIEKASTHPDENDLNDAKNYFISILN
- the rbr gene encoding rubrerythrin; the protein is MSNKSLKGSQTEKNLQAAFAGESMARNKYSFYASQAKKDGYVQIAKFFEDTANNEMAHAKIWFKLLHGGMPETIQNLLDGEEGENYEWTSMYSEFAKQAREEGYNDIAELFEGVGAIEKEHDERYQALLANLKRDEVFRKTENERWECMNCGHIHEGKEAPESCPVCNHPQAFFMIKPTNY